From the bacterium genome, one window contains:
- a CDS encoding AAA family ATPase, which yields MTRAPDRASLPRAFGPKGRFQPLELVGEGSMGTVYRAHDSESGAVVALKTLRDLEAEQIFRLKGEFRALAGIVHANLVQLHDLFVTDDTCFFTMEFVDGVDFVEHVRGTTDGAPAAGWLTRFHAAAPQLLRGLAAVHAAGRLHRDVKPSNIRVTPDGRVVLLDFDLATALADDDGRMALASAVAGTFAYIAPEQLSSVQVGRASDLYSTGVVFFEAVTGRLPFVGSSAEIAMQKTATAAVPARHLAPEVPESVEALIGALLQREPSRRPPLDQVLADMPRPTHAAPDAPPSRPRELVGRDQELATLAALFDRAVAGGAAVASVHGTSGIGKTALVHRFTADLEVGGTTLVLRGRCHPQESVPYKALDPIIDALSRYLVALPDQEAAALLPRYGDALVRVFPVLSRAPAWATAARRREQLDALELRRRAFAAFRALLVNIAATRPLVVWIDDLQWGDVDSAALIGELLRPPDPPPVMLVLTYRSEERDGIPLLRVLEQLAGDPASPRVQQIEVGPLRDSAAQELASHLCPAASRSAAMLSRLTAQSGGSPFLLSALAWHFADADESAELPAVDLRDVIRARLDRLPAAQRRIVELVAVAGGPIDRSVVLDAARQGEPGRPLVARLETESLLRGTTLGERPGLEAYHDRIRESVVAELDAEARAQCHHDLARAFEASGRAEPEVLAQHFRGAGAMAKAADYAVAAADKAADALAFVRAAELYRQAREWDTRDANWTRVLLTREGDALANAARFFDGAQVLLAAADHAAPRDGINLRRRAAEHLLAAGRIDDGVHVLSAVLRELGLRYPRSQTGAMLGAAWHVARFALGGFAEQPDRANEPDALRAEACYSAGKGFVDIDPPRGVYFSLAALRHARRANDRVRLGCALSLVGGSLLVVGGSALARLGQRMVAQAQALECETGSALLRGIIDVSLGQVAMLQGRWKESIERSDAGVRVLVEACRGVAFECNIGRGIPLRSVEEIGDLTAVEQRSAELLQSGAVLRDRLAEAMGSQHMSTALLARDDVAGARLFPRRTWEAWSDKGFHLQHLYAIRQEAMCDLYDGDPRQAHARLLAAWPAARRAHLLRVSLARVDALSLRGRLALAVAQCGGDDALLRAAAADARGLRREGRGDATVHAAMLEAGVAATRGDAQEATARLAEVIAAAERHDMALHAAVARYRRAELRGANGGALRSAARDAIAARGIRVPERWAAMYAPGRWTSR from the coding sequence ATGACGCGTGCTCCGGATCGCGCGTCGCTGCCTCGGGCCTTCGGCCCGAAGGGGCGCTTCCAGCCGCTCGAGCTGGTCGGCGAGGGCAGCATGGGCACGGTCTACCGGGCGCACGACAGCGAATCGGGCGCCGTCGTCGCGCTCAAGACGTTGCGCGATCTGGAGGCGGAGCAGATCTTTCGCCTCAAGGGCGAGTTCCGCGCCCTCGCCGGGATCGTCCACGCCAATCTGGTGCAGTTGCACGACCTGTTCGTCACCGATGACACCTGCTTCTTCACCATGGAGTTCGTCGATGGCGTGGACTTCGTCGAGCACGTGCGCGGCACGACCGATGGAGCGCCGGCGGCGGGATGGCTGACGCGCTTCCACGCGGCGGCGCCGCAACTGCTGCGCGGACTGGCGGCCGTTCACGCAGCGGGACGCCTGCACCGCGACGTGAAGCCGTCGAACATCCGCGTCACGCCGGACGGGCGCGTCGTCCTGCTCGACTTCGATCTCGCCACCGCGCTGGCCGACGACGATGGGCGCATGGCCCTGGCCAGCGCCGTGGCGGGCACGTTCGCCTACATCGCGCCCGAGCAACTGTCGTCGGTGCAGGTCGGCCGCGCCTCCGACCTCTACTCGACCGGCGTGGTCTTCTTCGAAGCGGTGACCGGCCGCCTGCCGTTCGTCGGTTCGTCAGCCGAGATCGCCATGCAGAAGACCGCGACCGCCGCCGTGCCGGCGCGCCACCTCGCCCCCGAGGTTCCCGAGTCGGTCGAGGCGCTGATCGGCGCCCTCCTGCAGCGCGAGCCGAGCCGGCGGCCGCCGCTCGATCAGGTGCTCGCGGACATGCCGCGCCCGACGCACGCGGCGCCGGACGCTCCGCCGAGCCGACCGCGCGAGCTGGTCGGCCGCGACCAGGAGCTCGCGACGCTGGCGGCGCTGTTCGACAGGGCCGTCGCCGGGGGTGCGGCGGTCGCCAGCGTGCACGGCACATCCGGCATCGGCAAGACCGCGCTCGTGCATCGATTCACCGCCGATCTCGAAGTCGGTGGGACGACGCTGGTGCTGCGCGGCCGCTGCCATCCGCAGGAATCGGTGCCCTACAAGGCGCTCGATCCCATCATCGATGCGTTGAGCCGTTACCTGGTGGCGCTGCCGGACCAGGAGGCGGCCGCGTTGCTGCCGCGCTACGGCGATGCCTTGGTGCGCGTGTTCCCGGTCCTGTCCCGTGCTCCCGCCTGGGCGACAGCGGCGCGGCGCCGCGAACAACTCGATGCGCTCGAGCTGCGCCGGCGCGCCTTTGCCGCCTTTCGCGCCCTGCTCGTCAACATCGCCGCCACCCGCCCGTTGGTGGTGTGGATCGACGATCTGCAGTGGGGAGACGTCGACAGCGCGGCGCTGATCGGCGAGCTGCTGCGACCGCCGGACCCGCCGCCCGTGATGCTGGTGCTCACCTACCGCAGCGAGGAGCGCGACGGCATCCCGCTGCTGCGCGTCCTCGAGCAGCTTGCGGGGGATCCGGCGAGCCCGCGGGTGCAGCAGATCGAGGTCGGCCCGCTGCGCGACAGCGCGGCGCAGGAGCTGGCGAGCCACTTGTGTCCCGCCGCCTCGCGTTCGGCTGCGATGCTGTCGCGCCTCACGGCGCAATCGGGCGGCTCGCCATTCCTGCTCTCGGCGCTCGCCTGGCATTTCGCGGATGCCGACGAGTCGGCGGAGCTGCCGGCCGTCGACCTGCGGGACGTCATCCGCGCCCGCCTCGATCGCCTGCCGGCCGCGCAACGCCGCATCGTCGAGCTCGTCGCGGTCGCCGGTGGCCCGATCGATCGCAGCGTCGTCCTGGACGCCGCGCGGCAGGGCGAGCCCGGCCGGCCGCTGGTCGCGCGCCTGGAAACGGAATCGCTGTTGCGCGGCACGACGCTCGGCGAGCGGCCCGGGCTCGAGGCGTACCACGATCGCATCCGCGAATCCGTGGTCGCCGAGCTCGACGCCGAGGCGCGAGCGCAATGCCACCATGATCTCGCCCGCGCCTTCGAGGCCTCCGGGCGCGCCGAGCCCGAGGTCCTGGCACAGCACTTCCGCGGCGCCGGCGCCATGGCGAAGGCGGCGGACTATGCCGTCGCGGCCGCCGACAAGGCCGCCGACGCCCTCGCCTTCGTGCGCGCCGCCGAGCTCTACCGGCAGGCGCGCGAGTGGGACACGCGCGATGCCAACTGGACGCGCGTGCTGCTGACACGCGAGGGCGATGCGTTGGCCAACGCGGCGCGCTTCTTCGACGGCGCCCAGGTGCTCCTGGCGGCGGCGGATCACGCCGCCCCGCGCGACGGAATCAATCTACGGCGCCGCGCCGCCGAGCACCTCCTCGCGGCGGGACGCATCGATGACGGCGTCCACGTCCTCTCGGCGGTGCTGCGCGAGCTCGGGCTGCGCTATCCGCGCAGTCAGACCGGGGCAATGCTGGGCGCGGCATGGCACGTCGCGCGCTTCGCGCTGGGGGGCTTCGCGGAACAACCGGACCGCGCGAACGAACCGGACGCGCTGCGCGCCGAGGCGTGTTACTCGGCGGGCAAGGGCTTCGTCGACATCGACCCGCCGCGCGGCGTCTACTTCTCGCTCGCCGCGCTCCGCCACGCGCGGCGGGCCAACGACCGCGTCCGTTTGGGCTGCGCGTTGTCGCTGGTTGGCGGCTCGCTGCTCGTCGTCGGCGGCAGCGCCCTGGCGCGCCTCGGCCAACGCATGGTCGCGCAGGCCCAGGCGCTCGAATGCGAGACCGGCTCCGCGCTGCTGCGCGGCATCATCGACGTGTCGCTCGGCCAGGTCGCGATGCTGCAGGGCCGCTGGAAGGAATCGATCGAGCGCTCCGACGCCGGCGTGCGCGTGCTCGTCGAGGCCTGTCGCGGCGTCGCGTTCGAATGCAACATCGGCCGCGGCATCCCGCTGCGCTCGGTCGAGGAGATCGGCGACCTCACCGCGGTCGAGCAGCGGTCGGCCGAGCTGCTGCAATCCGGCGCGGTGCTGCGCGACCGCCTCGCCGAGGCGATGGGGTCGCAGCACATGTCGACCGCGCTGTTGGCCCGCGATGACGTCGCCGGCGCCCGCCTGTTCCCGCGCCGCACCTGGGAGGCGTGGTCGGACAAGGGATTCCACCTGCAGCACCTGTACGCCATTCGCCAGGAAGCGATGTGCGATCTCTACGACGGCGATCCGCGCCAGGCCCACGCGCGCCTGCTCGCAGCCTGGCCGGCGGCGCGGCGCGCCCACCTGTTGCGCGTGTCGCTGGCGCGCGTCGATGCGCTGAGCCTGCGCGGTCGCCTGGCGCTCGCCGTCGCCCAGTGCGGCGGTGACGACGCGCTCCTCCGCGCCGCGGCGGCCGATGCGCGCGGCCTGCGGCGCGAGGGGCGCGGCGACGCCACCGTCCATGCCGCCATGCTGGAGGCGGGCGTGGCGGCGACCCGAGGCGATGCCCAGGAGGCCACTGCCCGCCTCGCGGAAGTCATCGCCGCGGCCGAACGGCACGACATGGCCCTGCACGCGGCCGTGGCGCGCTACCGCCGGGCCGAGCTGCGGGGCGCAAATGGCGGGGCGCTGCGGTCCGCCGCGCGCGACGCGATCGCCGCGCGCGGCATCCGCGTCCCCGAGCGCTGGGCGGCTATGTACGCGCCCGGACGCTGGACGAGCCGGTGA
- a CDS encoding sigma-54-dependent Fis family transcriptional regulator, whose amino-acid sequence MHRDEEDPAAARLLAEHALYRRLLELGLREDLESFLAEALALLVEAGAAQRGYVELFDDDEADEQPRWSTAHGFSREEMADVHALISSGIIAATLASGETVITASALGDPRFRDRPSVQRGRIEAVLCAPIGRELPCGAMYLQGRHQSGPFTEHDQSRVELCARHLAPVARRLLHQRRDGSRDDPTATPRKRLRADGVVGRSAALAAVLEQVALVAPLDVSVLLTGPSGTGKTQLARVLHDSGPRAGRPFVELNCAALPDMLLESELFGAAAGAHSTATRRIEGKVAAAEGGSLFLDEVGELSASAQAKLLQLLQSRSYFPLGDAQPRHADVRIIAATNGDLRRAVIERRFREDLLYRLEVVPVRVPSLAERREDLGELAEAFCEQACRRHRLPRLTISHNALRALRAAEWPGNVRQLAHAVEAAAIRAAGAAAERIEPTHCFPNGGHARDGGTDLTFQQATQRFQAGLLADMLAETGWNIAETARRLDLARSHVYSLIRAFGIARAVKRS is encoded by the coding sequence ATGCATCGCGACGAGGAGGACCCGGCGGCGGCGCGCCTGCTCGCGGAGCACGCGCTCTACCGGCGCCTGCTCGAGCTCGGACTGCGCGAGGACCTCGAATCGTTCCTCGCCGAGGCTCTGGCGCTGCTCGTCGAGGCCGGCGCCGCCCAGCGCGGCTACGTGGAACTGTTCGATGACGACGAGGCGGACGAGCAGCCGCGCTGGTCCACCGCGCACGGCTTCTCTCGCGAGGAGATGGCCGACGTGCACGCCCTCATCTCCTCCGGGATCATCGCCGCCACCCTGGCGAGCGGAGAGACGGTGATCACGGCCTCCGCGCTCGGCGACCCCCGCTTTCGCGACCGGCCGAGCGTGCAGCGGGGGCGGATCGAGGCCGTGCTGTGCGCGCCGATCGGCCGCGAGCTGCCGTGCGGCGCCATGTATCTGCAGGGGCGCCACCAGTCCGGTCCATTCACGGAACACGACCAGTCGCGGGTCGAGCTCTGCGCTCGGCACCTGGCGCCGGTCGCGCGTCGCCTGCTCCATCAACGGCGCGACGGCTCGCGCGACGATCCGACGGCGACGCCCCGCAAGCGGCTGCGGGCCGATGGCGTGGTCGGGCGCAGTGCGGCCCTCGCCGCCGTGCTCGAGCAGGTCGCCCTCGTTGCCCCGCTCGACGTGTCGGTGTTGCTGACCGGGCCGTCGGGAACCGGCAAGACGCAACTGGCGCGCGTGCTGCACGACAGTGGACCACGTGCCGGCCGCCCATTCGTCGAGCTGAATTGCGCGGCGTTGCCGGACATGCTGCTGGAGAGCGAGCTGTTCGGCGCCGCCGCCGGCGCGCATTCGACCGCGACGCGCCGCATCGAGGGCAAGGTGGCCGCCGCGGAGGGCGGGTCGTTGTTCCTCGACGAGGTGGGCGAGCTGTCGGCGTCGGCGCAGGCCAAGCTGCTCCAGTTGCTGCAGTCCAGGAGCTATTTCCCGCTCGGCGACGCGCAGCCGCGGCATGCCGACGTGCGGATCATCGCCGCGACCAACGGCGATCTGCGCCGCGCCGTCATCGAGCGGCGCTTTCGCGAGGACCTGTTGTACCGCCTGGAAGTGGTGCCGGTGCGGGTGCCGAGCCTGGCCGAGCGCCGCGAGGATCTCGGCGAGCTGGCCGAGGCGTTCTGCGAGCAGGCGTGCAGACGCCATCGCCTGCCACGGCTGACGATTTCGCATAACGCGCTGCGCGCGCTGCGCGCGGCGGAGTGGCCGGGAAACGTGCGGCAGTTGGCGCACGCCGTCGAGGCCGCCGCCATCCGCGCCGCCGGGGCGGCGGCCGAGCGCATCGAGCCGACGCACTGCTTCCCCAACGGCGGGCATGCGCGCGACGGAGGAACCGACCTGACGTTCCAACAGGCGACGCAGCGCTTTCAGGCGGGTCTGCTCGCCGACATGCTCGCCGAGACGGGGTGGAACATCGCCGAGACCGCTCGCCGTCTCGACCTTGCCCGCTCGCACGTCTACAGCCTCATCCGCGCCTTCGGGATCGCGCGAGCGGTGAAACGCTCCTGA
- a CDS encoding DUF2254 domain-containing protein, whose amino-acid sequence MIERLRRGQLPNWIIPAAYALAALVSGIALPRIETRFLPAMESGLSGAAVLAMLSAIASGMIALTGIVFSLAFVMVQFSATAYSPRLVLWLARDPLIWHAVGIFSATFLYALAAIGWVERAGTSGAPFLTAWFVIVLLLASVAMFIALIERISMLQIHRMLAFTGDHGRRVIEDTYPPLHAAPALAGDDERLALPVGQTLFHVGRPRALQMVNLRSLLAQAIAVEGTIVLVASVGDTLVEGTAILHVHGARRPIDEAALRAAVATGGERTFEQDPKYAIRLLVDIAIKALSPAVNDPTTAVQTLDHIEDLLRRLGSRCLEIGAHRDAAGVLRLLVPCPTWDDFLMLAFDEIRYCGATSVQVMRRMRALAADLIGALPAERHAALRHHLERLDASIARSFEDAEEKLEASVADRQGLGMPHAH is encoded by the coding sequence ATGATCGAGCGCCTGCGCCGCGGACAACTGCCCAACTGGATCATTCCGGCGGCGTACGCCCTGGCCGCTCTCGTCTCCGGCATCGCGCTCCCGCGCATCGAAACCAGATTCCTGCCGGCGATGGAATCCGGCCTGAGCGGCGCCGCCGTGCTGGCGATGCTCTCGGCCATCGCCTCGGGAATGATCGCGCTCACCGGCATCGTCTTCTCGCTGGCCTTCGTGATGGTGCAGTTCAGTGCCACGGCCTATTCGCCCCGTCTGGTGCTGTGGCTCGCCCGCGACCCGCTGATCTGGCACGCGGTGGGCATCTTCTCCGCCACGTTTCTCTACGCGCTCGCCGCCATCGGATGGGTGGAGCGGGCCGGGACCAGCGGGGCGCCGTTCCTCACCGCCTGGTTCGTCATCGTGCTCCTGCTGGCGAGCGTAGCGATGTTCATCGCCCTCATCGAGCGCATCTCGATGCTGCAGATCCACCGCATGCTCGCCTTCACCGGCGACCACGGCCGGCGGGTGATCGAGGACACCTACCCCCCGCTGCACGCCGCGCCGGCGCTCGCGGGCGACGACGAGCGCCTGGCGCTGCCCGTCGGCCAGACCCTCTTCCACGTCGGTCGGCCACGCGCGCTGCAGATGGTGAACCTGCGGTCGCTGCTCGCCCAGGCCATCGCCGTCGAGGGGACGATCGTCCTCGTCGCGTCGGTCGGCGACACCCTGGTCGAGGGCACCGCGATACTGCACGTCCACGGCGCCCGGCGGCCGATCGACGAGGCGGCGCTGCGTGCCGCCGTCGCGACCGGCGGCGAGCGGACCTTCGAGCAGGATCCGAAGTACGCCATCCGTCTGCTGGTCGACATCGCCATCAAGGCGTTGTCGCCCGCGGTCAACGACCCCACGACGGCGGTCCAGACGCTCGACCACATCGAGGACCTGCTGCGGCGGCTGGGGAGCCGCTGCCTGGAGATCGGCGCCCACCGGGACGCCGCCGGCGTCCTCCGCCTGCTGGTGCCATGCCCGACCTGGGACGACTTCCTGATGCTGGCGTTCGACGAGATCCGCTATTGCGGCGCCACCAGCGTGCAGGTCATGCGCCGCATGCGCGCCCTGGCCGCCGACCTGATCGGCGCCCTGCCCGCCGAGCGACATGCCGCCCTGCGCCATCACCTCGAACGGCTCGACGCCAGCATCGCCCGCTCCTTCGAGGACGCCGAAGAGAAGCTGGAAGCCTCGGTCGCCGACCGCCAGGGCCTGGGCATGCCGCACGCCCACTGA
- a CDS encoding response regulator, with protein sequence MAADQHARAAALFAEERQIQFARTDRMFAVLMAVQWIAGLAVILWMAPYTWAGTVHYTHPHVWAAILLGTGFSAVPIILALTEPGRPATRYVIAVCQMAWSALLIHLTGGRTETHFHVFGSLAFLAFYRDWRVLVLATAVVAADSFLRGIAWPRSAFLPLVVNPLHWAEYAAWVVFEDVILIYASVHAVRDMRQMTGQRAALETLNETIERTVHERTAALRAREEELRASQARFRGAFDHAVVGMAMVALDGRWLEVNRALCDIVGYDQAELLATTFQAITHPDDLERDLANVGRMIRGEIPHYVMEKRYLHKQGHAVWIYLGVSLVRHADGTPHYFVSQVEDITARKQAQWELERARDAAEAASRAKSEFVANMSHEIRTPMNGIIGMTDLALDTDLSSEQREYLQTVKASADALLTIINDILDFSKIEAGKMTIETVPFNLRRCLEDTLRTLAVRAHEKDLELTCWQAADVPEAVLGDPGRLRQILLNLSGNAIKFTERGEVAVAVDRWRDLPADAPDRAGTVLHFSVRDTGIGIPADKAAGIFHAFQQADGSTARRYGGTGLGLAISAKLVDMMGGRIWVDSEPGRGSTFHFTVALGVDGPGAAVALPIDPVDLRDLPVLVVDDNATNRHILQETLRAWRMRPTVVDSGANALLALRRATVAGSPFRLALLDCQMPDMDGFALIERMLAAADCAVPPIIMLSSAGPLAPAEHAARHPIRRYLSKPVRRDDLLGALLAALEPPGERAPAARVAARSPARGVAPSPPATRSLRILLAEDNPVNQKLAVRLLERRGHRVVVASTGHETVAAYERAVFDLVLMDVQMPEMDGLEATGAIRARERFSKRHVPIIAMTAHAMRGDEERCLAAGMDAYVSKPIDPRQLFATIDLFAGDDASPSSAAG encoded by the coding sequence GTGGCGGCTGACCAGCATGCCCGCGCCGCGGCATTGTTCGCGGAGGAGCGGCAGATCCAATTCGCGCGCACCGACCGCATGTTCGCGGTCCTCATGGCGGTCCAATGGATCGCCGGCCTGGCGGTGATCCTGTGGATGGCGCCCTACACCTGGGCCGGCACCGTGCACTACACCCACCCGCACGTCTGGGCGGCCATCCTGCTCGGCACGGGATTCAGCGCGGTGCCGATCATCCTGGCGCTCACCGAACCGGGCCGGCCCGCCACCCGCTACGTCATCGCCGTCTGCCAGATGGCGTGGTCGGCGTTGCTGATCCATCTCACCGGGGGACGCACCGAGACCCACTTTCACGTCTTCGGCTCGCTGGCCTTCCTCGCGTTCTACCGCGACTGGCGGGTGCTCGTGCTCGCCACCGCGGTCGTCGCCGCCGATTCCTTTCTCCGCGGCATCGCCTGGCCGCGGTCCGCGTTCCTCCCGCTCGTCGTCAATCCGCTGCACTGGGCCGAGTACGCCGCCTGGGTGGTCTTCGAGGACGTCATCCTCATCTACGCCTCCGTGCACGCCGTTCGCGACATGCGCCAGATGACCGGACAGCGGGCCGCCCTGGAAACGCTCAACGAGACCATCGAGCGCACGGTGCACGAGCGCACGGCGGCATTGCGCGCGCGCGAAGAAGAGCTGCGGGCGAGTCAGGCGCGGTTCCGCGGCGCCTTCGATCACGCCGTGGTCGGCATGGCGATGGTCGCGCTCGACGGCCGATGGCTCGAGGTGAACCGCGCGCTGTGCGACATCGTCGGCTACGACCAGGCCGAGCTGCTCGCCACGACCTTCCAGGCGATCACCCACCCCGACGATCTCGAGCGGGACCTGGCGAACGTCGGCCGCATGATCCGCGGCGAGATCCCCCACTACGTGATGGAGAAGCGCTACCTGCACAAGCAGGGGCACGCGGTCTGGATCTATCTCGGGGTGTCGCTGGTGCGCCATGCCGACGGCACGCCGCACTACTTCGTCTCGCAGGTCGAGGACATCACGGCGCGCAAACAGGCGCAGTGGGAGCTCGAGCGGGCCCGCGATGCCGCCGAGGCGGCCAGCCGGGCCAAGAGCGAGTTCGTCGCCAACATGAGCCACGAGATCCGCACGCCGATGAACGGCATCATCGGCATGACCGACCTGGCGCTCGACACCGACCTCAGCTCCGAGCAACGCGAATATCTCCAGACCGTGAAGGCCTCGGCCGATGCGCTGCTGACCATCATCAACGACATCCTCGATTTCTCCAAGATCGAGGCCGGCAAGATGACCATCGAGACCGTGCCGTTCAATCTTCGCCGCTGCCTGGAGGACACCCTGCGCACGCTGGCGGTGCGCGCGCACGAGAAGGACCTCGAGCTGACCTGTTGGCAGGCGGCGGACGTTCCCGAGGCCGTGCTCGGCGACCCCGGCCGCCTGCGGCAGATTCTGCTCAACCTGAGTGGCAACGCGATCAAGTTCACCGAGCGCGGCGAGGTGGCGGTCGCGGTCGACCGGTGGCGCGACCTGCCCGCCGACGCGCCGGATCGCGCCGGCACGGTGCTGCACTTCTCGGTTCGCGACACCGGCATCGGCATTCCCGCCGACAAGGCGGCCGGCATCTTCCACGCCTTCCAGCAGGCCGACGGGTCGACGGCCCGGCGCTACGGCGGCACGGGCCTGGGGCTGGCGATCTCCGCCAAACTGGTCGACATGATGGGCGGGCGCATCTGGGTCGACAGCGAGCCGGGACGCGGCTCGACCTTCCACTTCACCGTCGCGCTCGGCGTCGATGGGCCAGGGGCGGCCGTGGCCCTGCCGATCGATCCGGTCGACCTCCGCGATCTTCCCGTGCTCGTCGTCGATGACAACGCCACCAATCGGCACATCCTGCAGGAGACGCTGCGCGCATGGCGCATGCGTCCGACGGTGGTCGACAGCGGGGCCAACGCGCTGCTCGCGCTGCGGCGGGCAACCGTAGCCGGCAGCCCGTTCCGGCTGGCGCTGCTCGACTGCCAGATGCCGGACATGGACGGCTTCGCCCTCATCGAGCGGATGCTCGCGGCGGCCGATTGCGCCGTGCCGCCGATCATCATGTTGTCCTCGGCCGGCCCTCTCGCGCCGGCCGAGCACGCGGCGCGGCACCCCATACGGCGCTACCTGAGCAAACCGGTGCGGCGCGACGATCTGCTGGGGGCCCTGCTCGCCGCCCTCGAGCCGCCAGGGGAGCGCGCGCCCGCGGCGCGAGTGGCCGCTCGCTCGCCCGCGCGCGGCGTCGCGCCGTCCCCGCCGGCCACGCGCTCGCTGCGCATACTCCTCGCCGAGGACAACCCGGTGAACCAGAAGCTCGCCGTCCGCCTGCTCGAACGCCGCGGCCATCGCGTCGTCGTCGCGAGCACCGGTCACGAAACCGTCGCCGCCTACGAGCGCGCCGTGTTCGACCTCGTCCTGATGGACGTGCAGATGCCCGAGATGGATGGCCTCGAGGCCACCGGCGCCATTCGCGCCCGCGAGCGGTTCAGCAAGCGGCACGTGCCGATCATCGCCATGACCGCGCACGCCATGCGCGGCGACGAGGAGCGGTGTCTTGCCGCCGGCATGGACGCCTACGTCAGCAAGCCGATCGACCCGCGCCAGCTCTTCGCCACCATCGACCTGTTCGCCGGCGACGACGCGTCCCCATCGTCCGCCGCCGGGTGA
- a CDS encoding carboxymuconolactone decarboxylase family protein — MPRLRQVPRDAAPPQVQQMYDFVFGAGRDPVAEPGTETGTPGNWWTVFALVPDALLHAVAGFAFYRSPARALDPKLRELGQMRAGWARGSQFVFSQHCKAGRSVGLSDEQVEAVPGWQTAEVFSPLERAVLAYTDALVLDGGRVPDATFAALRAGGLSDEQIFELTYIVCTYEMHATICRALRLEYDDVDERVVEIIGADGVRTLDAMRRVDRS, encoded by the coding sequence ATGCCTCGCCTGCGCCAGGTTCCACGCGATGCCGCGCCGCCACAGGTGCAGCAGATGTACGACTTCGTCTTCGGCGCCGGTCGCGATCCGGTGGCCGAGCCCGGCACCGAGACGGGCACGCCCGGCAACTGGTGGACGGTGTTCGCGCTGGTGCCGGACGCCCTGCTGCACGCCGTCGCCGGCTTCGCCTTCTACCGCTCGCCGGCGCGGGCGCTCGATCCGAAGTTGCGCGAGCTCGGGCAGATGCGCGCCGGGTGGGCGCGCGGCAGCCAGTTCGTGTTCTCCCAGCACTGCAAGGCCGGGCGCTCGGTCGGGCTCAGCGACGAGCAGGTCGAGGCGGTGCCGGGATGGCAGACCGCCGAGGTCTTCTCGCCGCTCGAGCGCGCCGTCCTCGCCTATACCGACGCCCTCGTCCTGGACGGCGGCCGGGTGCCCGACGCCACGTTCGCCGCCCTGCGCGCCGGCGGCCTGAGCGACGAGCAGATCTTCGAGCTCACCTACATCGTCTGCACCTACGAGATGCACGCCACCATCTGCCGCGCCCTGCGCCTCGAGTACGACGACGTCGACGAGCGCGTGGTCGAGATCATCGGCGCTGACGGCGTCCGCACGCTCGACGCGATGCGACGGGTCGATCGATCCTGA
- a CDS encoding YciI family protein: MKFLCLAYEEERKLTALSQSEWDRLRGETLAYVEVLRKSGHLLATHALQSVRTAATVRVRDGGASVMDGPFAETKETLGGFFLVEARDRDEAIALAAQWPSARLGSIEVRPIEEELRHDRRY, translated from the coding sequence ATGAAATTCCTGTGCCTGGCCTACGAAGAGGAACGGAAGCTGACCGCGCTGAGCCAGTCCGAGTGGGACCGCCTGCGCGGCGAGACGCTGGCCTATGTAGAGGTGCTGCGGAAGAGCGGTCATCTGCTCGCCACGCATGCCCTGCAGAGCGTGCGCACCGCCGCGACGGTGCGGGTGCGCGACGGCGGGGCGTCGGTGATGGACGGGCCGTTCGCGGAGACCAAGGAGACGCTCGGCGGGTTCTTCCTCGTCGAGGCCCGCGACCGCGACGAGGCGATCGCGCTGGCGGCGCAGTGGCCGTCGGCCCGCCTCGGCAGCATCGAGGTGCGACCGATCGAGGAGGAGCTGCGCCACGATCGCCGCTACTGA